The window aaaaattatcacatCAAGGCCACACACTGCCCCGCTGTCTGGTCCCATCGACTCGCAAGCCACCAACCCACAGATTGGCTCGGCTCTGGGCTGTGTCATGTCTGgtttccccagccttgctgctataaagaaagtGCTTCAACAGCTCTGGCTGGAGGCTGGACTCAACTGTATCAAAGTATCCCAGGGATCTTCAAACTTGAAACAATTCTGTCTGCAGA of the Chlorocebus sabaeus isolate Y175 chromosome 8, mChlSab1.0.hap1, whole genome shotgun sequence genome contains:
- the LOC119624777 gene encoding guanine nucleotide-binding protein G(I)/G(S)/G(O) subunit gamma-5B-like, whose protein sequence is MSGFPSLAAIKKVLQQLWLEAGLNCIKVSQGSSNLKQFCLQNVPHDFLLTGVSSSSNLSRLQNVCSLLWSNGPFKGFPNHFS